In Erigeron canadensis isolate Cc75 chromosome 1, C_canadensis_v1, whole genome shotgun sequence, a single window of DNA contains:
- the LOC122585483 gene encoding disease resistance protein Roq1-like: MASSSSPSIGSWKYDVFLSFRGEDTRKTFVDHLYSALEQHGILTYKDDVTLDRGDTIGPSLMKAIETSKFLVIIFSENYADSSWCLDELSHITKCKDKLTGQIVMPIFYHVDPSDVRKQKRKYGEAFAKHEQSEDNKKKVESWKKALVNASNIAGWEPYQVANGLEAKCIQVIVDSILVKLSSLESAVEDEDLVGMRTRLNDLKRALRIGSDGVRMVGIWGIGGGGKTTLATSIYIELKISGKFHGCCFVENIREELKQQNCLKRLQEKILSAVFGKEFEIESVDIGKHTIKQMLGRRNVLIVLDDVDDLEQLEALAGRHDWFGDGSRIIVTTRNEQVLISHRVDEVYPVSLLSRDEAIRLFKRHAYHAYNPIQDYEDLSLRVISYVNGLPLALKIMGSFLYGKDKDEWLSTLARLKDHPEMGILEKLKISYDGLKDVEKDLFLDIACFHRGTKEVDAMVMLDACGFYPHIGVKVLIQKALISVSKDGVFDMHDLVQEMAHYIVKGQHPNNPEKHSRVWRKEDIQEICLRNASVENDKIEAIQYFADDCTNKFIMLVSNMKKLRFVNVDSFVEGCSFLSNELRYIKWKMYPPSVFPESFQPTKLVVFIMQESSQKELWKGYKYLPCLKELQLVDARKLIRTPDFGGLPSLQKLILFRCDSLEEIHQSLGNHVSLVHVSVSFCEKLRRFPSIVGTGKLEILKISSCKALVEFPKIEAKIDKLVELSLDSNRDCSSIKQLIVSRLPCFLRKLSLCWCKLKDGDIPNEIGELSNLKELNLGWNDFTRLDFSFSKLICLKLLDLGGCWNLLELPELPSSLAILRADWCESLESIIRGDIHTTCKWLCYISLGYCHKNRKGGARLLDTMLQGKVIESQCLSLKLKGLEVAKAKWFEPNLFRRNCQLRLPENWYNHFSGFLICAIFTIQRDRYSPTIFMTHEKNGSSMGDFEHDLYWEEEEEEEYDHDYVYGGRHTWVGYIPFSLLKNTLWWNKTSMAIQIKIDSPGSHINSGYIFRLLPKRSESHQRETDSYSSKYSDDYKCPFKIQHDSKHALRCKFRI, from the exons AGAGGTGAAGATACCCGCAAGACCTTTGTTGACCATCTCTACTCTGCTCTTGAACAACACGGAATCCTTACGTACAAGGACGATGTAACACTTGACCGGGGTGACACCATCGGCCCATCCCTTATGAAAGCGATAGAAACATCCAAGTTTTTGGTGATCATATTTTCTGAAAACTATGCGGATTCTTCGTGGTGTTTGGATGAGCTTTCACATATTACGAAATGCAAGGATAAGCTTACAGGGCAAATTGTTATGCCCATATTCTATCATGTGGATCCCTCTGATGTCAGGAAACAAAAAAGGAAATACGGAGAAGCATTTGCCAAACACGAGCAGTCAGAAGATAACAAGAAAAAAGTTGAATCATGGAAAAAAGCACTTGTTAATGCTAGTAATATTGCCGGATGGGAACCCTATCAAGTCGCCAACGG GCTTGAAGCAAAATGTATCCAAGTGATAGTTGATTCCATTTTAGTTAAGCTGTCATCTTTAGAATCAGCAGTTGAGGATGAAGACCTTGTCGGTATGCGAACTCGGTTAAATGATTTGAAGCGGGCTTTAAGAATTGGGTCAGATGGTGTGCGCATGGTAGGGATATGGGGGATTGGGGGTGGTGGTAAGACCACTCTTGCTACTTCAATTTACATTGAACTGAAAATCTCTGGTAAATTTCATGGTTGTTGCTTTGTTGAAAATATTCGGGAGGAATTAAAACAGCAGAATTGTTTAAAACGCCTACAAGAAAAAATTTTATCAGCTGTTTTTGGCAAAGAATTTGAAATTGAGAGTGTTGATATAGGAAAACACACTATCAAACAGATGTTAGGTCGTAGGAATGTGTtgattgttcttgatgatgTGGATGACCTTGAGCAGTTAGAAGCTTTAGCTGGACGGCATGATTGGTTTGGAGATGGCAGCCGAATAATAGTTACAACAAGGAATGAACAAGTGCTAATATCTCACAGGGTAGATGAGGTCTATCCTGTGAGTTTATTATCACGTGATGAGGCTATTCGGCTCTTTAAAAGACATGCATATCATGCATATAACCCTATACAAGATTATGAGGATCTTTCCTTACGTGTGATTTCTTATGTTAATGGCCTCCCATTAGCACTTAAAATCATGGGGTCTTTTCTTTATGGAAAAGACAAGGATGAGTGGCTGAGTACACTGGCTAGACTAAAAGATCATCCAGAAATGGGTATCCTGGAAAAGCTCAAAATTAGCTATGATGGACTCAAAGATGTAGAGAAAGATTTATTCCTGGATATTGCGTGTTTCCACAGGGGAACAAAGGAAGTTGACGCAATGGTGATGCTTGATGCTTGTGGTTTTTATCCTCATATAGGGGTAAAGGTGTTGATACAAAAGGCTCTCATAAGTGTTTCAAAGGATGGCGTGTTTGATATGCACGATCTGGTTCAAGAAATGGCACACTACATTGTTAAAGGGCAACATCCCAACAATCCTGAAAAACATAGCAGGGTTTGGCGAAAAGAAGATATTCAAGAAATATGTTTGAGGAATGCATCAGtg GAAAATGATAAGATTGAAGCCATACAATATTTTGCTGACGACTGTACCAACAAATTCATTATGCTTGTCTCAAACATGAAGAAATTAAGATTCGTTAACGTGGATTCGTTTGTTGAAGGGTGTAGTTTTCTTTCTAATGAGTTGAGgtatataaaatggaaaatgtATCCGCCGAGTGTATTCCCTGAAAGTTTTCAACCAACAAAGCTTGTTGTTTTCATTATGCAAGAAAGCTCTCAAAAAGAATTGTGGAAGGGCTACAAG TACCTGCCATGTTTGAAAGAGCTCCAACTTGTTGATGCCAGAAAACTAATCAGGACACCTGATTTTGGGGGACTCCCATCTCTTCAGAAGTTGATACTTTTTCGATGTGATAGCTTAGAAGAGATTCATCAATCACTTGGAAATCATGTAAGTCTTGTTCATGTATCTGTAAGTTTTTGTGAAAAGCTTAGAAGGTTTCCGAGCATTGTTGGGACGGGAAAACTGGAGATCCTTAAAATTTCAAGTTGCAAGGCACTTGTTGAGTTTCCAAAGATTGAAGCAAAGATTGATAAGTTGGTAGAGTTATCTTTGGATTCTAACAGGGATTGTAGTAGTATTAAACAGCTTATTGTTTCTCGTTTGCCATGTTTCTTAAGAAAGTTGAGTCTCTGTTGGTGTAAACTGAAAGATGGAGACATACCCAATGAGATTGGTGAGTTATCCAATTTGAAAGAGCTAAATTTAGGATGGAATGATTTTACACGATTAGATTTCAGCTTCTCAAAACTTATTTGCCTTAAACTCCTCGACTTGGGGGGTTGCTGGAATCTTCTTGAACTTCCTGAGCTCCCATCAAGTCTAGCTATTCTCAGAGCAGACTGGTGCGAGTCACTTGAATCCATCATCAGAGGTGATATACACACAACTTGTAAATGGTTATGCTACATCTCGCTTGGCTACTGTCATAAGAATAGAAAGGGTGGGGCGAGATTATTAGACACCATGCTTCAG GGAAAGGTTATCGAAAGTCAGTGTTTGAGCCTCAAACTTAAAGGACTTGAGGTTGCCAAAGCCAAATGGTTTGAACCTAATTTGTTTAGGAGAAATTGTCAATTACGACTTCCAGAGAATTGGTACAATCACTTTTCTGGTTTCCTAATTTGTGCAATATTCACTATTCAGCGTGATCGTTATTCTCCAACGATATTTATGACACATGAAAAGAATGGTTCTTCAATGGGGGATTTTGAACATGACTTGTATtgggaggaggaggaggaggaggagtatgatcatgattatgtttATGGTGGTAGGCACACATGGGTGGGATATATTCCATTTAGTTTATTGAAAAACACTTTATGGTGGAACAAAACATCCATGGCCATTCAGATCAAGATTGACTCGCCAGGATCACATATCAATAGTGGGTACATATTTAGACTCCTTCCAAAAAGAAGTGAAAGTCATCAAAGGGAAACAGATTCCTACTCTTCCAAATATTCTGATGATTATAAATGTCCATTTAAGATCCAACATGATTCAAAGCATGCTTTGCGTTGCAAATTTAGAATATAG